A stretch of Drosophila gunungcola strain Sukarami chromosome 3L unlocalized genomic scaffold, Dgunungcola_SK_2 000002F, whole genome shotgun sequence DNA encodes these proteins:
- the LOC128257842 gene encoding structure-specific endonuclease subunit SLX4 isoform X2, with product MDRKTRRANFKNLQPRTTRSTKTSTDTLSLSNFFATPEEAGEDPPAPALLPAEPDPPAPKIKPIRTSNVFEKPGPKPKKAPKLKGSSAPTTGGSRRGRGKSKQQPSISNFLRNEQIFAEVTAQHCMADNFSPDDIEMALALSKSEAEKQGLLRLNDEDDAVIDLMDDEGASTEKIRLKLKKYGFRTAAKEDYKSLAVLPVVAGKGGRRGKWANKFTALTLRNPEVQQKKLEEKVSALLAQQVRTKEPKGENSVMPVYKLISSNLQKLRVKSGSQIIREPNEGAIEDLSLYYVTDLIEVSQAPADHLLKNWGAIQGRDLSPERETSKTRQLREQLELVYEELEKHFGDQQQLDQQVNEELDELEKLVAEHMIEDDSKVGANLETETSSASSSPSKEPPDKRPKMTKDQKENIQPAASLASLSIPTQKPRCTSPDLFADSDDEPVMATTSISNEPTDVKDFSLKVYKNLSTSERSSPVKEVEMISSNEEPTQISTYEVYSSSSDEDCIQRYTREDFF from the exons ATGGATCGCAAGACGCGGCGGGCTAACTTCAAAAACCTGCAGCCTCG AACGACGCGAAGCACCAAAACATCCACTGATACATTATCACTTTCGAACTTTTTTGCCACACCCGAGGAAGCTGGAGAGGATCCCCCAGCTCCAGCATTACTTCCTGCAGAACCTGATCCTCCAGCGCCCAAAATCAAACCAATACGAACCAGCAATGTGTTTGAAAAACCAGGTCCCAAGCCAAAAAAGGCGCCCAAACTCAAGGGAAGCAGTGCCCCAACCACGGGTGGCTCCCGTCGAGGTCGTGGGAAGAGCAAACAGCAGCCCAGTATCAGCAACTTCCTGCGGAACGAACAAATCTTCGCCGAGGTGACCGCCCAACACTGCATGGCGGACAACTTTAGCCCGGACGACATCGAAATGGCGCTGGCGCTGTCCAAGTCGGAGGCTGAGAAGCAGGGATTACTGCGCCTGAACGACGAAGATGATGCTGTTATTGACCTCATGGATGACGAAGGGGCGTCCACGGAGAAAATACGGCTGAAGCTGAAGAAATACGGCTTTCGCACTGCGGCCAAGGAAG ATTACAAATCCCTGGCGGTACTGCCTGTGGTGGCTGGGAAGGGCGGAAGGCGCGGGAAATGGGCCAACAAGTTCACTGCCCTTACCTTACGCAATCCCGAGGTGCAACAGAAGAAGCTAGAGGAGAAGGTGTCCGCATTGCTGGCCCAACAAGTCCGCACAAAGGAGCCAAAGGGCGAAAACAGCGTGATGCCAGTTTATAAATTGATCAGTTCAAACCTTCAGAAACTTCGAGTTAAAAGTGGATCTCAAATAATTCGGGAACCAAACGAAGGTGCCATAGAAGATCTTAGTTTATACTATGTGACCGACTTGATTGAAGTTAGCCAAGCGCCTGCCGACCATCTCCTAAAGAATTGGGGTGCAATACAGGGAAGGGATTTATCTCCAGAGCGGGAGACATCGAAAACGCGCCAACTGAGAGAACAACTTGAACTGGTCTACGAGGAGTTGGAAAAGCATTTCGGAGATCAACAGCAGTTAGATCAGCAAGTGAATGAGGAACTAGATGAACTAGAAAAGCTGGTGGCCGAACACATGATCGAAGATGACTCCAAAGTGGGTGCTAATTTGGAGACAGAAACATCCTCGGCAAGCAGCAGTCCTTCGAAGGAACCGCCAGATAAGCGGCCAAAAATGACCAAAGATCAAAAGGAAAACATCCAACCCGCAGCCTCACTTGCCAGCTTAAGCATTCCCACCCAAAAACCTCGTTGCACCTCCCCTGACCTGTTTGCTGATTCGGATGATGAGCCGGTTATGGCCACCACTTCTATCTCTAACGAACCCACGGACGTTAAGGACTTTTCCTTGAAGGTCTACAAGAATTTAAGTACAAGTGAACGTTCGTCTCCGGTGAAGGAAGTGGAAATGATATCTAGCAATGAGGAACCCACTCAAATATCAACCTATGAAGTATACTCCAGTTCGAGTGATGAAG ACTGTATCCAACGCTACACAAgagaagattttttttaa
- the LOC128257850 gene encoding uncharacterized protein LOC128257850 — MDPIDATKRKPRRTHGTPSYTYRNRFAYALLAAGTAVFAIWSLTPIQRIANEKLCQAVAQTEQERDRKALFDFAAPRTSKFIKEAIEESEEQRIK, encoded by the exons ATGGATCCCATTGATGCCACCAAGCGTAAGCCCAGACGCACCCACGGCACACCATCCTACACGTACCGCAATCGATTCGCCTATGCCCTGTTGGCCGCCGGAACGGCCGTGTTTGCAATTTGGAG TCTGACCCCAATACAACGTATTGCCAACGAGAAGCTGTGCCAGGCGGTGGCCCAAACGGAACAGGAACGCGACAGAAAGGCACTCTTTGATTTCGCAGCCCCGAGGACTTCGAAATTCATTAAAGAGGCGATCGAGGAAAGCGAGGAGCAAAGGATTAAATAA
- the LOC128257847 gene encoding major facilitator superfamily domain-containing protein 1, with protein MAREDEERIVDNEEVSHPTEEDAVATAPGGRRDNELSLPSGGCCNPASRGHRFMALVFMCLLGFGSYFCYDNPGALQNVFKRDLHLSSTQFTLIYSIYSWPNVVLCFVGGFLIDRLFGIRLGTIIYMLVLLVGQLIFACGGILDAFWMMILGRFIFGIGAESLAVAQNSYAVLWFKGKELNMVFGLQLSVARFGSTVNFWVMQPIYDYVSNFYQGHRALGVVLLLATLTCVMSMICALVLGWMDKRAERVLQRTTNPAGQVPKLTDVFTFKPPFWMVSIICVAYYVAIFPFIGLGQNFFVDRFHYTPAEANTVDSLVYLIAAVSSPVFGFLIDKVGKNVTWVFTATLTTIAAHALLTFTQLTPYVGMTVMGLSYSMLAASLWPLVALIIPEYQLGTAYGFCQSIQNLGLAVITILAGIIVDHSGGEHMWLQLFFMGWLTIALIATGVIWAYNNKHRGNLNMTPAQRAQFVSAELYQNFE; from the coding sequence ATGGCGCGCGAGGACGAGGAACGCATCGTGGACAATGAGGAGGTGTCGCACCCGACGGAGGAGGACGCGGTGGCCACCGCTCCGGGCGGTCGGCGGGACAATGAGTTAAGCCTGCCCTCCGGCGGCTGCTGCAATCCCGCGAGCAGGGGTCACCGTTTCATGGCGCTGGTTTTCATGTGCCTGCTGGGATTCGGATCCTACTTCTGTTACGACAACCCCGGCGCCCTGCAGAACGTCTTCAAGCGGGACCTACACCTGAGCTCCACCCAGTTCACGCTGATCTACTCCATTTACTCGTGGCCCAATGTAGTCCTGTGCTTTGTGGGCGGATTTCTGATTGACCGGCTGTTCGGCATCCGACTGGGCACCATTATCTACATGCTGGTCCTGCTAGTGGGTCAGCTAATCTTCGCCTGCGGCGGCATTTTGGATGCCTTCTGGATGATGATCCTAGGACGCTTTATCTTCGGCATTGGAGCCGAGTCACTGGCCGTGGCCCAGAACAGCTATGCGGTGCTCTGGTTCAAGGGCAAGGAACTGAACATGGTCTTCGGCCTGCAGCTGTCGGTGGCCCGTTTCGGCAGTACCGTCAACTTCTGGGTGATGCAGCCCATTTACGACTATGTCAGCAACTTCTACCAGGGACATCGTGCTCTGGGCGTCGTCCTGCTGCTGGCCACGCTCACCTGTGTGATGTCCATGATCTGCGCCCTCGTCCTCGGCTGGATGGACAAGCGGGCCGAGCGGGTTCTGCAGCGAACCACCAACCCGGCTGGACAGGTTCCCAAGCTCACTGACGTCTTCACGTTTAAGCCGCCCTTTTGGATGGTGTCCATCATTTGCGTGGCCTACTACGTGGCCATCTTTCCGTTCATTGGCCTGGGACAGAACTTCTTCGTCGATCGCTTCCATTATACGCCTGCGGAGGCCAACACCGTGGACTCGCTGGTCTACCTAATTGCAGCCGTATCGTCCCCTGTCTTCGGATTCCTCATCGACAAGGTGGGCAAGAACGTGACCTGGGTGTTTACTGCGACGCTGACTACTATTGCAGCTCATGCTCTGCTCACATTCACCCAGCTGACACCCTACGTGGGCATGACCGTCATGGGATTGTCGTACTCCATGCTGGCCGCCAGTTTGTGGCCCCTGGTGGCTCTCATCATTCCGGAATATCAGCTGGGCACGGCCTACGGCTTCTGCCAGTCAATCCAGAACCTCGGTCTGGCTGTCATTACCATCCTGGCTGGAATCATTGTGGATCACAGCGGCGGCGAGCACATGTGGCTGCAGCTATTCTTCATGGGCTGGCTGACTATTGCCCTGATCGCCACCGGAGTCATCTGGGCGTACAACAACAAGCACCGCGGTAATCTCAACATGACGCCAGCGCAGCGGGCGCAGTTCGTCAGCGCCGAACTTTATCAGAACTTTGAATAG
- the LOC128257844 gene encoding LOW QUALITY PROTEIN: RINT1-like protein (The sequence of the model RefSeq protein was modified relative to this genomic sequence to represent the inferred CDS: deleted 1 base in 1 codon) encodes MHAKLSEMELRIVARLNAEIGKDASRLHRASHLVSHYKERLQVLSQTLDFEDAQNVSCYKSAFQCQQQVCESIDFELEKLAQFGAKLKKKLKECQPALEGVAEDLAQVRQLQRLTQYLRLVQDIQEISAALGSAINGKDEAKLVNIYLTLYEGNDCEHSVVGRLQAVQAHSLKSFAERTATYWHKLLLKRLSSEFEAVLKSMRWAHLEQQALNYSPSRDTAKAQLLAEYMFLIKSPAEEHAPLLSITPSIVCQPINQVVQLLLAPYRQRFTFHFTGARQTNRLDKPEWFYTQILNWGKETHFFVGKTFQPAAMKAGKLDYNLRLEFMRGLVQLTIEKLAVDIEQIAQDEILFAHLLDETLAFESELRETFGYPASFPSAISVITQPMYLLRWISLEERFCAEKMDDILQAETPFQLIDPNTFEDDLKIPRCADQFMRLLDAIKDRYYGLIQPGHQLQFLQLQLELIDSFRRRLVQLHSSGAVPSIPVLNAINYLVMVLREWGENVHYLHLHAALAGPNAPEINSVFEHAVAEMEHWARQLMRNLATKATNEMKAKSMSYRHDAWPTMPEQNSREPFILSPSGGEMFQVLVTLLHNLERELSANLFNQTLRLIAHQIDDFMLESMVMNTKFAPAGAAQFNYDMTRNLFALFGQYTRRPELLFKRIHDASKLLTAARGTALLLLETLRSNQSAEEKSKPLRELHVLSLDSKQCIEVLERRTDIKMF; translated from the exons ATGCATGCGAAGCTGAGCGAAATGGAGTTGCGCATAGTGGCGCGACTCAACGCGGAGATCGGAAAGGATGCCAGCCGGCTGCATCGGGCGAGTCACCTAGTAAGCCACTACAAGGAGCGCCTCCAAGTCTTGTCCCAAACG CTTGACTTCGAGGATGCCCAGAACGTGTCCTGCTACAAATCCGCCTTCCAGTGCCAGCAACAGGTCTGCGAGAGCATAGACTTTGAGCTGGAGAAGCTGGCCCAGTTTGGCGCCAAGCTGAAAAAGAAGCTAAAGGAGTGCCAGCCCGCGCTGGAGGGCGTGGCCGAGGATTTGGCGCAAGTACGGCAGCTGCAACGTTTGACGCAGTATCTGCGCCTGGTTCAGGATATTCAGGAGATCAGCGCCGCCCTGGGCAGTGCCATTAATGGGAAGGACGAGGCCAAGTTGGTCAATATCTACTTAACCCTGTACGAGGGCAACGACTGCGAGCACAGCGTGGTGGGACGCCTGCAGGCCGTGCAGGCCCATTCCCTGAAGTCCTTTGCCGAACGTACTGCCACCTACTGGCACAAGTTGCTTCTCAAGCGACTGTCCAGCGAATTTGAGGCCGTGCTGAAGAGCATGCGCTGGGCGCATCTGGAGCAGCAGGCCCTCAACTATTCCCCCTCTCGGGACACTGCCAAGGCCCAGCTGCTAGCCGAGTACATGTTCCTTATCAAATCCCCGGCCGAAGAGCATGCACCGCTGCTGAGCATT ACGCCCAGCATCGTGTGCCAGCCAATCAACCAGGTGGTACAGCTCCTGTTGGCGCCCTATCGCCAGCGTTTCACATTTCACTTCACGGGCGCCAGACAAACGAACCGATTGGACAAGCCCGAGTGGTTCTACACGCAGATTCTCAACTGGGGCAAGGAGACGCACTTCTTTGTGGGCAAAACATTCCAGCCAGCGGCCATGAAGGCAGGCAAGCTGGACTACAATCTCAGG CTGGAGTTCATGCGAGGACTGGTGCAGCTAACTATTGAGAAGCTAGCGGTGGACATAGAGCAGATTGCTCAGGACGAAATCCTTTTTGCCCATCTGCTCGATGAGACACTGGCCTTTGAGTCTGAACTGCGAGAGACTTTTGGCTATCCGGCGAGTTTTCCCAGCGCCATCTCCGTAATCACACAGCCCATGTATTTGCTTCGCTGGATTTCACTGGAAGAACGAT TTTGTGCGGAAAAAATGGATGACATTCTGCAGGCGGAGACGCCGTTCCAGCTAATTGATCCCAACACCTTTGAGGATGATTTGAAGATTCCCAGATGTGCGGATCAGTTTATGCGACTGCTGGACGCCATTAAGGATCGCTACTACGGACTAATTCAGCCCGGTCACCAGCTGCAGTTCTTGCAACTCCAGCTGGAGCTGATCGATAGCTTCCGACGACGTCTGGTCCAGCTACACAGCAGCGGAGCCGTGCCGAGCATTCCCGTTCTGAACGCCATCAACTACCTGGTGATGGTGCTGCGGGAATGGGGCGAAAACGTGCACTATCTGCACCTGCATGCGGCACTAGCCGGTCCAAATGCACCGGAGATTAACTCGGTGTTCGAACATGCCGTCGCTGAGATGGAGCACTGGGCCAGGCAACTTATGCGGAATCTGGCCACCAAGGCCACAAACGAGATGAAGGCAAAATCGATGAGCTATCGCCATGACGCCTGGCCCACAATGCCGGAGCAGAACAGCCGTGAGCCGTTCATCCTCTCGCCCAGCGGTGGCGAAATGTTCCAGGTGCTGGTCACCCTGCTTCACAATCTGGAGCGTGAACTCTCCGCCAATCTGTTCAACCAGACGCTGCGCTTAATTGCCCATCAAATCGATGACTTCATGCTCGAGAGCATGGTCATGAACACGAAGTTCGCACCTGCGGGGGCAGCGCAATTCAATTACGACATGACGCGGAATTTGTTCGCTCTCTTTGGACAGTATACGCGTCGTCCGGAGCTGCTCTTTAAGAG AATACACGATGCCAGCAAGCTGCTGACGGCGGCACGGGGAACGGCTTTGTTACTGCTGGAAACGCTGCGCAGTAACCAGTCGGCAGAGGAGAAATCGAAACCTCTGCGGGAACTGCATGTGCTCAGCCTGGACAGCAAACAGTGCATTGAGGTTCTGGAGCGGAGGACGGACATAAAGATGTTTTAA